The nucleotide sequence CACTTGCAATTTCATCGTTCCATTGATTTTCGTAAAAGGAACGTTGTACTAGTCAAAAGTTTTTAAATACCATCGGAAGCGACATCAACTCCCGTGTCTTAAAAGATTAAACCTTAGCTCTACCCATAATCTAATCTTTAAGCATAATTTACGATCGACAACAACATAAATTGTTTTTGAAAACTATAACACATATCTTGTAACTTATAAATACTCAAAATAATATCAGTTAATGATACAGCCAAGTTCCAACGAAAGTGCCAATGAGAATCCAATCTAGCTCCCTATTTCATCTTTTCATTATAGGTTGTATAGTACATGgtaattttttccttttaaaaaaacacattgtttgtatttttgatCTTATCATGAGTAATGACTATATATGATCAATGCTATATGTTCATAGGTAAAGTATCATGTCATGAAGTAACATTCTATGTGCAAAATAAATGCCCATTTCCCATTTGGCCGGCTGTTGCCCCCAACTCTGGCCAGCCGGTGCTATCATCCGGTGGATTTTACCTGCCATGTGGAAATACCAGACGCATTGATGTTCCTTGGGGTTGGAATGGTCGTATTTGGGCTAGAACCGGCTGTGATTTCACTTCAAATTGGAATCAAGCTTGTGAAACGGGTAActgtaattttaattatatttgtgtCATAGAccatatgaaaaaaattaaattatttatttaaaagcaAAATTTCTATTTGAAATGGTTACAACGTATGGAGCGTAAGAAACGATGATAGTGTGTTTTAGACATATTTTGGGTACTTGAATACCTGAGCAGCATTCAGACCTTTATGTTGAGTATTCTACCGAACTAGCATTTTGATCACACAAATGTTTACATTAATACCTTAGAGTTAATCCGATATATCTCATTAGGtggtttagttttatttttgtttttagtagTGATAACAAATCTAAAGTCATACAATTCATAGTTATGCTTGAACAGACCATTTTCTTTTcgtaaaaaaagtttttttcggaggtgtttttcatttattttatccCATATAAATGACATGACGATGGTTGATAAGATAATGTTTGTAGAAGTATAATTGTTGTTGTATTACAACGAATCTTAGGTGATTGTGATGGACGTTTGGAGTGTAACGGGTTGATCGGAAAACCACCGGCAACACTTATCCAAATTGCGGTACAAGCAGACAAATCGAAACTCAATTTCTATGATGTAAGTCTTGTGGACGGTTATAATCTCCCGGTCACAGTGACCTCCAAGCCCATGTCATCCAAATGCACCATCTTTGGTTGCCATAGAGATCTCAAAACCACATGTCCCGAAGAATTACAGGTATACTTCTtacttacatttttttttcatacccGGGATATTTAAAATGATCAAtctaaaacagaaaaatattCTCGACTGGCTACCTCAAAATGGCGACCTTTTGACCAAAGGAGACGTTTCTTTTTACCTAATTCAAATATAATCTATGATCTTTGAAATATTGATACCTTTTTAATTTTCGCCTTTCTGTAGGTTGTGAACAAAGAAGGACGAGTCGTGGCATGCAAGAGTGCTTGCTTAGCGTTTGATAACGACAGGTTTTGCTGTCGGAATGCGTACGGAACGCCGGATAAGTGCAAACGAACTACGTACTCTATGTTGTTTAAAGAAGCATGTCCCAGTTATTACAGTTATGCCTATGACGCACCTCCTCCTTTGGTCTCTTGCGCTGCCAAAGAATATATTATCACGTTTTGTCCGTCAAGTTGGGGTCACAGTTCCACgtaaaaaaaatctccaaaagaATACTATACGAAGATACTCTATGTATTTACTTACAACACAAGAAGTATGTATTTGATTTAgtataaattatgatttttgcTAACCAGTATAAAGTATGATTATGAACGGATTATATGTATTTCCTGGGCATATTAACGGAATGTGAAATGTGAGATGTACCGTTAGATAATATTTTCGGAAATGGTGATGGTCGTGCAATGTAAAATTAAATCAGGCAATTACAAAAATCATTTACTAAGATCATGTGTTTTTCTATTAACAGGAAAACTTTAAATAGAGTAATGCATTCTTTTAAAATAGCATTAtcatattttcttctaaatatataaaactgtTTCTTTCTCTAAAAagaaatagcaatctctatatATTGCGGAAAAATAATAAggagattttattttataacaaatttgatGCCAAAATAGGAATGTATTTTGTAAGACATGGTCTAatcccaaaacaaaataaactaaCCCACATTAAAGTTCAACAAATCGAAACAAaccaaacatataaatacagtagaacttctataaattaatactcgataaattaataatctctataaattaataaatttcgccGGTTTCAATCTGAACCTATTCAAAATTTGAcgcaaatcgataaaataataagataataatatgttagaaaattctatgtaaatcaatggtcccattaaaatgtATACATAtctctaaaatattatttgagaagtcagtttcatACGTGTTGCGCTCACGTTAATTATAACGATGGTTTATTACTGAGATACtattaatgaataaaaaatattctatttaaatactattattattatttttatttagtttccttttaaaaaatttccaaataacatatataataaaaaggaaacatttataaagtttaaaaacgaaaatatatgtatttataatatgtttttcattaaaaaggaaaggttacaaaatagtaatattccatttaagacatatttttaaataacataaaatagaatttgaattaataaaatactttctttatatatttttttcttagatgaacaatatatttttatataatgtgaTCTCATACAAAAACTTCACACATATAATCTTGacactaaaaaaataaatactatttcttttaaaatataattttaaacaatacaataatattatttttttaaacatactTTCAAACAGTCTTAGATTTAACTACAATAAGAATATATGATTTTagaatgataatttatttattttataagtataaattataGGTTGagtcaaaacatattaataaatgaaaataaaatgttaaccaactgttacaatttagttcttttgtaaaatttatgcATATGCAACTTCATAATATTatctttatattaatttatgtaatttgaaatcatacactttagtttattttttatttcattcttagcacaatatatcttaagtcATACATTagggctgttcgtttggttgccgcaggtaccggcggcagcggcagcgtcaacatTCTGCGTCAACTCTTGTTCGTTTCGTTGACGCAGGAAGCTGCGTCTGACGCCGCGTCCGAACGCCGCGTCCTGCGGCTGACGCCGATAAAACCTACGGTCGCGACATAGTATGCGGCAGCGTCAGCGTCtgcgaaacgaacaacaactgtTCTTATTGACGCTGCCGCTGACGCCGAAACCTGCgacaaccaaacgaacaggactattatcttattaaaatgtatttacatatatcaaagacaacaaccaacttaaatacaaataagaaaattaatcaaaattgaaacgAGGGGTTATATTGATATGGGTATTGGAAAGTATGCTATGGTTGGGATGTAGTTAACCACCGTAGAAGAAAACATCGAATCCCACTACTAAATTTGGTGGAAGACAAGATTACTAAATGGAAAGAGGCGGCATCAGTCGAGGAGGACGTTGGAATGTGGAAAACAAGTGATGAGAAGTTCAAGAATAAGTTCTCTACGAAATCAACTTGGGAGTTGTTGAGAACAAGAGGAACTAAGTGCACTTGGAGTAAAGGGATCTGGTTCAGGTATGCAACTCCAAAATTTGCATTTCTCTTGTGGATATCTATGCATAATAGATTAGCTACGGGAGATAGGATGATGAAGTGGGGAGGCCCTGTTAGCACTACTTGCTCTCTGTGTGatgaactgatagaaacaaGGAACCATTTGTTTTTTGAGTGTGGATTCTCAGCAGTAGTGTGGGAGAATCTTGCAAAAGGAGTGATGAAAAATGAGTTTACGAAAAATTGGAGAAGGATAATGGATTTGATATCTGTGAATCAAACCACCACGAGACAGTTCACACTGAGATACATTTTCCAAACGGTAGttcatggtatatggatggAGAGAAATGGGAGAAGGCACGGGGAGAAAAGCCTTTGAATACATCAACATTGATCAGAATCATGGAGAAAAATAGAAACAGATTTGCTTCAGTTAAAAGAGAAGATCGCACATGGTTGGTAGATGGACTCAGTTTCTGGTTCTCAACAAGACTAGTTTCAAGTCTATAGAAGTTTTTTAGACTATAGAAATGTATAGTTGAATCTCTTCTTATATATGAAGCATGTAAATGTAAACCAAATGggttttttgtttgaataaaatttaacatttatttaaaaaaaactaatcaaaatattaataaatttagaatAACAAATATCATAGTTAAATTCATAGAAATAGATGTAATccaatatattcaaataataactaaatcgaggtaaaataacaaaaatactaaatataaCATACCTAAAATCATATGtctaattaaagtaatatagtattattaacataaattataaatttatttaaatctaaaactaaatatcaatcaattattatagtttatttactttataaatatttatacccgtgcatgagcacggaaaaatcactagttttatattatattgtttgttttatattcataatggaattatctttatatttttttaacatttaatatatttttgatgaaatttagcaataatatatctaaaaccacatttaaattctatacaccaaataatataatataatataatataatataatataatataatataataaaatgtaaTACTATATTATACTCAACCGAGAGATTATGcgaaaaatctatcaaaaccaaaaaaacaaaaaacaaaatctaatgcACATGGCATTAGCGTTTCACTAATGAGAGAGTGAAGGGTAAAATAATCTCAAGTAAATCTTTCCTTTTTCTCACAAACCTCAACGGCTAAATAATCTTCTGAAGTAAATCTTTCCCTTTATTCACCGCACaatcaaataaaaatctataaatatatcACACACCAATTTCACAAAGTTTCTTACGccaaattttatttgttttcttcttccttcttcgtgTACGAGAAAAATAAAGCGTGTTTTGAGAAAGCCACCACCATGCGACCACCTCGTCCTTCCCCTAGTTCCAagtgctcttcttcttcttctagttATTCACTCGCTGCAACGAGTTTGAACAGCAGACTCTTGACGGTATTCAAGAAAGCACAAGAGCTTACTACTCTCTGTGATATCGAAGCCTGCGTCATTCATTACGGACCTGACGGCGAACTCAAGACATGGCCTGAGGACAGAGACAAAGTGAGATCCCTCGCTCTCCGCTACATCCAATTAGACCAAGACAAGAGACGCAAGAAAAGCATTAATCTTTACGAGTTCCTCAACAAGATGAAagataagaagaagatgatTAATAGTTTCAAGAAGAAGGCGAAGAGGAATGTTGAAGAATTAAAGTATCCAATCTCTCATCACTACTCTCCCTACCAAATCAACCAACTCATTCAGTCCTTGGAACTAAGTTACTCTACGTTACAAGAAAGACGTCGTTTTCTTGCGGCAAAGGCAAACTTGGAGGATCGTCAACATTCTTTCAACCCTAGCCAGTTCACACAAGAGTCTGTGTTGAAAAATCAGGAGCTTTGTGTTAATGTTAAGAACAACAACAGCTTTCAACATCTTTGCGTTTCTGATTACTCAACGGTACAAGAATCTGCGTTACGTTATCACTCTATGCTTTATGGCGGTACTTATGATCAGAACATGATGTGTATGGGTAACATCAACAACGTTCAACATCCTTGGCTCTCAAACGCACACCCACCAGAGCTACAAGAACCTAATCAGTTGATGCAGCATGAGCTTAATTATGGCTTTGATCAAAACATGTTGTGTATGGGTGATACTACCAACAGCTTCAGCGTTGTAGATCCTTGTCTCCCAAACATGCTTCCAGATGATTTCTGCTTTGATTTTCAAGACCCTTATGGTGGTAACATGGTCGGTAACCCTAGTTTctctcaagtttttttttccagacaTGTCTTCAAGCTATGTTTATGGGAGCCGACTACTTCAGGGGTCTACTCTACCATCTCTCTAGCTCCAACATTACTAACCAAAACTCTGAGATTCCAAGCAATTTACCTGATGATCACAGAGAGTGAAGCAGTTTATGCATCTGcatgtttctatttttgaatacgcatatatatatataaatgtaactgcaaaaaaaacagaagtttTGTTCGGTTTAGTACACTATTTATTTATGAATGCATGGTCATATCTTTAATGAAAACTCGTAGAAATTCAatgaaaaacaatttattttgaaacattgTGATATGTATTTCTCTCGTTGATTGTCACAGAAGATCCTTCTTTTTTCTGAACAGaattaaatttcaaatcatTTGCTTCTGATCTATGTTACTTTTCTATCACTCTCTATATAACCAAAACAGAACACGAAACTTAGAAGTTTATAACAAATACTCAAAGTTTACACTTCACTCTCACTTGCAATGTTgaaaggatttaaaaaaaaaaacactttgtaATAGCTATAACACCATTGCTTTTACGCATAATGTAACTGCAGAACAGAAGTTTTGAAGTCGGACTTTTTGTTCGATTTACTACACTATTCATATGTGGTCATGTCTTTAATGAAAATCCACAGAACTGCAATgaaacattttattttgaaacaagtTTTAGATGTTTATGTGTTCAGTGACAACTCTCAAAACTATATAAATTGCTATGAGTTAACAAATTCAACCTGCAAAGTCAAATCCTTCACTCCTGCATCTTCTAACAAATGCGAGACTTGCAACTTAGTATCCGTCTTATCTGAATCACCTGACACAAGGAGATGGAGAGTAGCCACCACGTCTGAGTTCGTGAAGCTCCATACATGTAGTCTCTGGATACTGCAAACGCCTTTCGTCTTGAGGATGTTCCTCATGGCTTCTCTCAGGTCGTGCTCGTGAGCCTTGGGGACTCTCTGCAGTAGAATCCCTGCAGAGTTTCTGAGCAACGGAATGACTGAAGCGATGATGAGGATGGAGATGAAGATCGAGCTTGCTGGATCTGCAACTAACCATCCCTTGTATTTGATCAAGAGTGTCGAAACCACAACTCCAACACTCCCCATGGTGTCTGCTAAAACATGAAGGAAGATCCCTTCCATGTTATGGTCAATGTGGTGATGCTCCTTGATCTCACCTTTTGCGGGTTTATGATCAGAATGGTGATGATGGCCATGGTCGTTCCCGTGGCTGTGGTTGTCTTCATGATGCTCCTCATGAGTATGGCTATGGgaatgatgatgatggtcaTGGTTGTGGTCATGACTCTCCTCATTTTTGTGATTATGGGaatgatgctgatgatgatcATGATGCTCTTCATGTTTATGGCTATGGGAATGATGCTGATGATCATCATGATCATGATGCTCCTCATGTTTATGAGACTGGTGGGAGTGAGAATGTGTGCAACCAGATCCTCCACCATGAGCATGATGATGCTCCTCATGGAAAAAGATCAACCCAACAACATTCACAAGAAGCCCACCAATCGAGACAACCAAAAGACTACTAGTAGAAATCTCCTGAGGATCCAAGATCCTCTCAATCGACTCAAGCACAATGAGAGCTccaacaagaacaagaaacacCGCGTTAACATAACCAGAAAGCACCTCGAATCTCCCACGACCATAGTTGAACTGATGGTTAGCAGGAAGACGAGAGATATAAGAAGCATACAACCCAATCGCCAAAGCAGCACAATCAAACAACATGTGACAAGCATCCGAGATAAGTCCAAGACTATTGCTCATGAAACCCGCCACAAACTCAACAACCATATACGCAGTGTTGATCAGAAGAAAAAGCGCAATCTTTCTAGACTTCTTCTCACTCAAAATATGACGGATAGGTTTCATAAACACGGCGGAGAACGACTCAGGAGATTCCATCCCAATCTCTTGATAATCCGAAGAGTCTAACTCTCTAACCGCAACGTAAAGCAAGAAACCACACAGCAACAGTCCCCAAAGAGAAAGCTCGGGAAAGTAGAAGAGCTCCAAAACAATAGTGCAAAGAAACGTAACGAGAAACTCCCTCTCAGAGTCTTTCTTCAACTTATCGTCGTTGTAACTCTCACTCAAGAGTACTCCGAACACAACAGTGTTAGCTAAAGGCCAACCTAGATTCCCAAAGGAGACACCAGCTTCATCACTTTCAACAAAGCTCCAGAGAGCAAGCGGGAACAGCAACACGGTGGTTAGAAACAAGGTTATCAAACGAACCCGTTTCTGATCAAGCTGTTTGATCTCGACCCAGTTCATGGAAACCTTCTCGTAGCAGCCTAAGAAGCCAGATAGAAACGGAAGCAGCATAGGCCATATTCTCAAGCAGTTCTGTAGAGACGACGAGGAGAAAGGGAAGCAGTCTACACGATCCCAGCTGATCGATAACAGCAACAGCCCAGCGAACAAAATGCAAAACCCACGAACCTTGGATGATCCATGATCGCCTGACAAGACTCTGGCGGAGACTGTGCCGGAGAGCTCGGCCAAGATCATAGCGGCTGCGCTGCAGTAGCGGAGAGCTTGGAATCGGAGGAGGAAGACGACCGCTAGAAACACCGATTTCGCGAGTATGAGCTTCGTTTGAGATAAGGTGATCGAGAAGGCGGTGCGGTTGTGGCGGAGGAACGAGTCTTTCTTGGAGGGAGAGAAGAGAGTGAAGGCGAGAGAGAAGAGGAACGAGAGGAGGGAGACGAGGAAGGTGAAagggaagagagagaaggaagggGAAGAGCGGAGGAAGGGGAGGAGAGAGTAGAGGGATCGTAAAGAGAAGAGGATGAGGAGGAGAAATGAGATTGAGGATCTAGTGGTTCCATGGATCGATCTGGTTCGGGTTTTGGAAGGGGTTGGTGTTGGAGTGTATGGGAACGAAGGGTAAGCTCTTCCGATTGATCGGGCAGGCAATGAAAGACGATTTGGTCGATGTTGTTGGTGATGATTGTGGTGGTGGTCCGCCATTGTTGAAGCTGGAGTTTGACTCTACTGCTCTGAGTCGCCGGGAGAGTTTCAGGAAGCTGTACTTCTGATTCGGTGGGTTTAATCTCTATACCGTTTGGTTTTAAGTTAACCGAATATAACCggaacaaaaaatttaaaagttaaccaaaaaccaaaattcaaTTTTGAACTCGAATTGTTTGCATTATGTTATAGATGTAACGACCAAGTTAAGTTGTACATAACACGTTTGTAATATAGGCACTAGCCgacaatattttgaatatacTAGTTGCTAATCAGATGTCTTTATATTTCCGGTTCACTTTTCCTCCATTGTCGGTTATGGCAAAAAGTAAACATGCCGGTTAACTACATTTTAACTTTGGAGCAACATAGCAGAGAATTCATCAACCGTCATCATAAGTTAACGAGCTTCTTGCACAATACATATTAATATTTGGGTAATATAACAAGATTTATATCAATCACCACCAACTTGACGTTTCCACGAGTCTTCAACGATCAATTCATCAACTCCCCATTCCTCAAAACTAATTCAGAATCATTATAAACACAACAAAAGAAACATATGTCAAGTGAACAAAGTGAAGAATCATCATCAATATAATGACTAACGTGTAAAAACTCACCTCCCATCAGGTAGGTAACGTCTAATAGTGAAGGGTATCTTCCTTTGCCTCAGCTCCTTCATAGCAATCTTATACGCCAATATCATAAAAGTTTAGCACAAAGGTCCAGAACAAACAAGGATAAAGAAAAAGTGAGTCCAAGTAAAGTAGTAAGCACCTCAAGTGGGTCAGTCTCACCCTCAAGCTCAACCATGACAGGAGCATTCATGCTGTATCAGCCAAAAAAAACAGCAGCATAAAGAATCAAACTTCTCGATCCAACTTAACGGTTATACGAAACAGAACAAAGATTGATCTCAGCTGAATAGAGTGCCCTCATCGAGCTTTTACACCACATGATGATAAATTATTAACAAACTTAAGATATGAGGTGAAGGGTAAGTAAGTGAGTGAGTGCCCATTAAAAGAATCAACATTATCAAACCTATTTAACGACAATATATGACATGGAACAAAGACTGTCATGAGTTGTATTAATAAGTACCCCTCATCAAGTTCTATAACTTGAGTGAGAGACATGAAGCAATAGCAACAGAAGAAGGGCAGAAGCAGACCTAATCTGCAGAGCACGAGTGCCGAGGATGCGTGCACGTTCATACTTGGTCATAAACTTGGAAGTTTTCCGAGGACGTTGTACAGGTTCTGTCTCGACCTTGTCTTCTGTTTCAAGAGGCTCTCCATTGATATCGTCGTTATCCTTCATATCAGCATCTTCATCTATTCCTTCCTActcataaaaaaataactaatcaGAAACTAGCTGGCAATATCCAAGGAAGAAAATTTCCAACTTACTTCAATCTCAGGCTCCGCTGGCTCATCCTCATAACTgcaggaaagaaaagaaaaaaaaagagccaAGACAAACATTAACAAATTGAACCACCAAATGAAAACAACATGATAAATGGGGTTTAACCATAGCATCAAAACTTAGCAACCTGTAAACTTTATCTTTTGTAAAGAACACTAAAAGTATCTCTGTGAATCAAGagctctaaaaaaaatttagcagTCGCAAAAATAGCCTCTTTATATATCAACCGGCATtcaattgaaacaaaaaaagttcATCGAATAAGCCAATGGACAAGTTTCAATATTGACGATAACTAATCTAATTTCTCTCAGAAGTTTACAATTCTTCGAGGAGAAAACTGAACCCTTTGAAATCGAGCGAGACCTAGTACAAGCATAGGAAACCGATAGAGggggagagagaaagagaggataCCCCAAGTCATCAACTTCGTTATAATCATCGTCCGCCATTGAAATCGCTTTAGAGATTGcacaaaccgtaaaccctaaagaGCTGTTGCAGAGAATAATAGAAGGAGGAAGAGTTATTGCAATTTTATATTTCCGGTTTTACTAATCCGGCGGTTTTACTTATCCGGCTTTATGCATAACCGGTTCTTTCGGATCATTTTCGTCCAAGCCCAACATAGGCCTGCATAGTTCGTTATTTAAAATGGTTAAGCCGATGATTGATTTGCGGTTCGTTTCGGTTTAGACGTTGGTTTCTGACAAAATGACTGAAAATTCGATCtatttattgaattgattgaTTCAAATTGGGCACCGAATCAATACTTGTTTCGATGGGACTGATCAAAATAGAGTCTTGCTTCGGTGAAACATCCTTAATTCGCGAAGACGGGAGCTGTGTAGTTAAAAAAAGATGCAACTTTTCGAGTACAATCTAGAGACTCTATCGGACGATGCGATTCGGGAAATTACAGAAAGCTACGATGGGTTTTTCACCACCGTGGAGTCTCTCATTGCCGGCGCCGGAGACTTCGCAGTCGAGAAGGAGTTCGTGTCTCATGTTTCTACTCTCTGCAACTACGGCCTTGATTCTCTTGTTTGTGACCACTTTCTAAGATCACTCGAGGTAGTATAAAATTTCCTTGTTTGATTCTACTCTGTGCTTCCCGGTTTCTTAACTTAGTGCTGTATGGTTCTTGTCTTGTGATGATCTTTTATGCGGACACTTGTTTTGTTTCAGCAAGCTTTCGACAAGAGTGGTGCATCGAGTTTTGGGCATCATTTTGATGATTACAGCGATAAGAACCATACTGTAAGTAGATACGATGCTTGGTGGATGCCTAAATATTCTGAGATTGAcagttttcgttttttttttaatttcgtaaGACTAAAAGTAGATGCTTTTCGGACAGGATTGCGGAGAAGAGGTTCACCAATTGTTGTCCAAAGCTTTGGAAGAAATATCTACAGAGA is from Brassica napus cultivar Da-Ae chromosome A4, Da-Ae, whole genome shotgun sequence and encodes:
- the LOC106394786 gene encoding thaumatin-like protein; the protein is MRIQSSSLFHLFIIGCIVHGKVSCHEVTFYVQNKCPFPIWPAVAPNSGQPVLSSGGFYLPCGNTRRIDVPWGWNGRIWARTGCDFTSNWNQACETGDCDGRLECNGLIGKPPATLIQIAVQADKSKLNFYDVSLVDGYNLPVTVTSKPMSSKCTIFGCHRDLKTTCPEELQVVNKEGRVVACKSACLAFDNDRFCCRNAYGTPDKCKRTTYSMLFKEACPSYYSYAYDAPPPLVSCAAKEYIITFCPSSWGHSST
- the LOC106448260 gene encoding probable zinc transporter protein DDB_G0291141; the encoded protein is MADHHHNHHQQHRPNRLSLPARSIGRAYPSFPYTPTPTPSKTRTRSIHGTTRSSISFLLLILFSLRSLYSLLPFLRSSPSFSLFPFTFLVSLLSFLFSLAFTLFSPSKKDSFLRHNRTAFSITLSQTKLILAKSVFLAVVFLLRFQALRYCSAAAMILAELSGTVSARVLSGDHGSSKVRGFCILFAGLLLLSISWDRVDCFPFSSSSLQNCLRIWPMLLPFLSGFLGCYEKVSMNWVEIKQLDQKRVRLITLFLTTVLLFPLALWSFVESDEAGVSFGNLGWPLANTVVFGVLLSESYNDDKLKKDSEREFLVTFLCTIVLELFYFPELSLWGLLLCGFLLYVAVRELDSSDYQEIGMESPESFSAVFMKPIRHILSEKKSRKIALFLLINTAYMVVEFVAGFMSNSLGLISDACHMLFDCAALAIGLYASYISRLPANHQFNYGRGRFEVLSGYVNAVFLVLVGALIVLESIERILDPQEISTSSLLVVSIGGLLVNVVGLIFFHEEHHHAHGGGSGCTHSHSHQSHKHEEHHDHDDHQHHSHSHKHEEHHDHHQHHSHNHKNEESHDHNHDHHHHSHSHTHEEHHEDNHSHGNDHGHHHHSDHKPAKGEIKEHHHIDHNMEGIFLHVLADTMGSVGVVVSTLLIKYKGWLVADPASSIFISILIIASVIPLLRNSAGILLQRVPKAHEHDLREAMRNILKTKGVCSIQRLHVWSFTNSDVVATLHLLVSGDSDKTDTKLQVSHLLEDAGVKDLTLQVEFVNS
- the LOC106446012 gene encoding DNA-directed RNA polymerases II, IV and V subunit 6A; the encoded protein is MADDDYNEVDDLGYEDEPAEPEIEEGIDEDADMKDNDDINGEPLETEDKVETEPVQRPRKTSKFMTKYERARILGTRALQISMNAPVMVELEGETDPLEIAMKELRQRKIPFTIRRYLPDGSFEEWGVDELIVEDSWKRQVGGD